AGAAAAAAGATTGATATCAACAATATCATCTTGATTGCCTGTATATCTATCAGTTGATATTCCACCTTCAATATATGTAGTATCACCTGTTTTTACAAACTTACTAGTTATGTCACTTAAAGTTTGTGCTAATGCATCTAATTTATCTTTATAAATTGTAAATTTATTTGAAGGAGAACTTGTTGTTAAATTTTCACTTTGTGCTTTTAAAATTCCAGATCTTAACTCTATTGGTGCATCAAATGCAAAAATCTGTACACTATTTTCACCATCTTTACTTTGATATTCATCTCTAAATACAGTATTTTTTGAAGTTACACTAGTAGGATCATTTATATCTGTTTGCTCAGTTACAGTTAATCTTCCCTCAAACTTACCTTTTTCACCAGGATTTGCAGCTTCTATTAATAAAAAGTTATCTTGTGTATCCTTTGTAACTTTAGAACCATCTGGTTTTTCACTATATGTACCATTATAAGCAACAACAGTTTTTGATAACTCTGGGTCATTGTTTATCTTGCTAACTAAACCTCTTACATAGTTAGTTTCATCAACAGTAAAATCAGGATTACCATCACCATCTGTATCAATTGCTTCACCAAATTTAATTGATACTTCATTTTCATTATTTAGTTTATAAGTAATAGTATCATCATTATCAAATGTAACACCATCTAAAATTGAACTAGTTTTACCATCATCTTTTAGAAATCTATCAACTTGTGGAGAATAAGTATCTTCAACAGTAATATCTCTAATAATTGTATTATTACCAATTGCTACAATATCACCAATTTTTAAAGTATAAGTTCCAGCAAACTCTTCTGAACTTATATCTACATATTTTGATAATTGTAATTCTAATTGATCTCTTCTATCAAGTAAATCATTTGAAGCCATTTGGCTTTTACCTAATTGCTGATTGATTTTTCCAATCTCTTTTAGAATCCCATTTACTTTATCAATGTTTTCTTGCATTGATGCTTTTGTAAGTTCTTCTGCTTTTTCTATATCTCCATAAATTGTTTGCATATTTTCAACTAGCAAACTACCATGTGTAATTAAGTCAGATTTATATATTTCTGATGTTGGACTTGTTCTTAGATTTTCAACTGCTTGCAAGTATCTATTTATATCTTTAGATAATCCACTATCTTCTGTCTCTTTAAATGCTGTTTCAATATTACCAAGCATTTCTGATTTTTGTATAAAATAGTTTTCTCTTGTTGTCTCTCGTATTAAGTTTTGAGACATATAAATAGATGTAATTCTATAAGCAGAACTTGCTTCTACTCCACGACCATAAAATCTTGAATCTGAATGTTCTAGCTCTCTTTGATCAATTACTCTTTTCTTATATCCAGGAGTATTTTCGTTAGCTATATTATTAGAAACGTTTTCAACAGCCACTTTAGAGGCATATAGGCCAGATTGGGCAACATTCAATGAATTTAGCATAAATACTCCTTTTTACGATAACTTTACCAATTATCACATTACATTTCTTAAAACTAGTTTAAAAAGGCCAAATCTTTCTTAATAACTTTGTTCCCCATGGTGTTTTCAACGCATCTTTTTCTGCCCCATCTTTTTTATATAAGATTTTTAAGTTTGCAACTTGCGAGGATAATACAGAGTTTTCAGGTGTAATATCATAAGGTCTAATTACTCCTGTGATTATTAATTCTTGTCTTTGTCCATCAATTAATAGTTGCTTATTACCTTTTATAAAATAGTTACCATTTTGATATGTTTGTTCTATTATTACTGAAACTGTAGTTGAAAAAGACTCATCTAAAGTAGTTTTAACTTCACCCTCATTTGAACTATTACTTTGTGTATTAAAATTAACTCCTGCAACTTTATTAAATTTATTTGCATACTTATCAACAGTTCCTCCTAATGTGTTTCCACCCATTGGAGTCAAAAGTCCACCACCAAGATTTGTTTCATCTGTTCTTGTTAATTCTCTTTTATTATTTGTATCAGAAGTTAATGATTCATCAATTCTAACTTGAATAATATCACCAATTTGTAAATCTTTTTTATCTGCAAATAAAGAAGGACCTTTTCTCGTATATAAAGAACCTTTTTTCTTCTCAATAACTTTCGTAGGTTTTGGAATTTGCATTTTTGGTTTTGTAAAGTCTAATTTTTCTTCAGTAGTAACACAAGCACTAAATAAAACTAATACTAAACTTATAAGAATTACATTTTTATAATTATTCTTCATTAAACTTACTCTCAACTATATATTTTAAATCAATTGCTATTTTTATATCTTCAATAGTTCTTTTTACTAAAGCTAAAGTACCATATCTTACTACTAATGCATCAATATTTGTATTTGGATCACAAACAATTAATATTTTATTTGAAATAATTTTTACATTTCTTACATTTAGTTGGCCTATTAAATCAACTGCACTTTCTACTTCTCTATAAATGATTTTTTCTATTTTTGCTTTTCTTCTTTTTTCTTCAAGTTTTTTGTCATTTTGAATTTGTGCTAATTCTATTTGTTTTTCTTCTTTTGCGAATTTTTCACTTAAATGAAAATAGTAAGCAATAAACATAATTATTACTGCAATAATAGAAATAATCTTTATAATCATTCTTTTTTTTGAAGCTCTTTTTACTGCAATAATCATCTTAATACCTTTAATTAAATCTATTTAATTACAAAAGTTGTAAAATACAAATTTTTAATACTATCTTTTTGTATATCTTCATTTGAAGCTGTAACTTCATTTAAAACAGAGTTTATTTCATCAATTAGCTCTTCTTTTAAAAGGGCTTTCCCACCAACAGTTAAAAGTTCTTCTGAACTTCTTGCACTTATTTGAGAAATAACAATATCTACTATTTCTGGTTTATAATTTTCAACTATTGATTCGATTTTTTCTTCTGTACTTTTTAAAGTAAAAGATAGCTTCATAAGCTTTTCTCTACCTCTTGAATTTGTAATATTTAAAACTAAATCATTTATTGCAGTTTTATAACTATCGGCTTTATCAGTGCTTTCTTCTGTTTGCTCTTGTCCATTTGCATTATTGTTTGGTAAAGCACCTTTTGAAAAAAGGAAATATGCCATTCCACCAACAGCTAATAATAAAACTACAATTAGTATTATTAATACAACCATTAAACCTTTTCCACTTTTTTCTGTTGATTCGTTCTCTTCTGCCATACTTATCCTTTAGTCTTATTATCATTAAATTGTTTTAACATTAAAGTTAATTGTGAAGCATTTTTAATACTTAAATAACGCATTATTAGAGTAACTTTTTTCTCTTTAAGCTTCAAGATAATATCAAAAACTTCATTTATATTACCCTCATCAATCATTTTATTGAATATCTCTGCTGAAACTTTTGGTTTCATATTGTTATAAATTTTTGCAGTTTTTGTTTTTACTTCGCCTTTTATGTCTTGAAGTATTTCTAAATTTTGATCTCTTAATTTTTGTATATTATTTTTCTCTTTTTCTATTTTTGAAAGTAAATCCTCTAACTCTTTTTTTCTTTGTTTGTATTCTGTTTCTTTTGTATTATAAAACTCATTTAACTCTTTTTTTAATTCCCTAATTTCAATTCTTTGTTTTATAAATTTTGAAGTTGTATCTTCTGCACTAAACAGTAAAGTTGAACTTAAAACAACGATTGAAAATAGTATTTTAAACAATATTTATCCTTTTAGCCTTATATATTTACTTTGCATATATTCAGATGAAGCTTCTTCTTCTGCTTTTAATGCTAATCTTATTTTTTCTTTTTTCTCTTCTTGTAATATATAATTAAATTGTTCACTCTCTTTTTGCAATTCAATTAATTCATCAACCACAAGTTGATGCTTTCTATCTAAATTTTTTCTTCTTATTTCTAAATTAAACATATGTTTTTTCATACTATTTTTATGCATTTGTAAAATTGCAAAATCTGAAATTGCACCATGAGGCTGAACTCCAGTCGTATTGATTTTTGTTTGTGTAATTGTAAGTTCAGCTTCAATTGCTGCTATTTCTTGCATCAAACGACCTTTTTCTACTAATTTTCTATCAATTTGAGTTTTTTTTAAATCATATAATTTTTCTATCATTTTATTTCCCAAAAATCAACATAATATCCCAAAGTTCTTTTGTATATGTAGTTATATGATCTCCCATCCAAGGTAATGATATAAGTACAAATACAGAAACAAAAATCATCTTTGGAACAAAAGCTAAAGATGCATCTGAAACTTGGGTAACTGCTTGAAAGATAGAAATCAAAAGCCCAATTACCATACTTACAATAAGTGAGGGCATTCCAAGTATCAAAATAATCTTTACAGTATTTTCTGCAATACCAATTAAATCCATTCCCATAACTAATCTTTAATCTTTACAGTAATCTCCAAAGTTTTATTATTTAATAATTGTTGAATTAAAGCAACAATATCTTCACTGTTACTACTATCAAGCTTTATTGTATTATTATCTTCTGTTTTATTTTGCGAACTTTTTACTTCTTCAATACTTGGCATTGAGTTTGTTGGCTCAATATTATCACTCAAGCCTTCAAGTGCTGATAAAACATCATTTTCATTTAAATTGTCTAATTCTGAAAACTCATTTGCCATACTTTCTCCTTTTAAAGATATATTTTCTTTAATATTTTCAATTTCATCTTTACTAATTATATCATCTTTTATATCACTTTGAATCTCTTCTTCTGGAAGATTCATAAGCTCATCAAGATCACTTAAATCCGCTTCAGTAGTTTCATGTTCATCTAAAGCATTTAAGAATTCATCTTCATCTAAACCTTGTGTATCTAAATTATTTTCTTCCAAATGAGTCTTCACATCTTCATAAGTTTGAGGTTTTTGTTCTTCATTTATATAATCTTCAAAATAATCTTTAGATGAAGTGGCAATTATATCATCATCTAGTTTAGGACTTTTTTCAAAAAAATCTTGCATATCATCATCGTCATTTGGATCAATATGAGTCAATAATGAGCTTAATTCATCATCAAGCTCAGGATAATCTTCATCACTAACTTCATAAGCCTCATCTACTATATCTCTAATTGATTCTTCAACACCATCTTCAACCATACTATTTTGTTCATTATCAAGTTTATAAATAATATGTTTTGTTAATTCATCTAAAGAATCAACGGACATGTCACCTATTCCATGATCAAGTAAATACTCTTGTTCTATTCCATCTTTAGGTCTTAAAAATTTAAATTTTGAATTTATTGATTTCTTTTTTATAATTTTTGAATCATCAATTAAATATATATCTTCAGGATTTTCTTCTATTGCATCTTTAAGTTCATCAATGTCTTTTAGCTCAATAATAGAGCTGTTTTCATCAAGTCTGAATTTAACATTTGCATGAGAAAGAAGATTATCTATCTCTTCTTTAAAGTCGTCATTTCCGTAAATATATATATTCAAAAAGTACCCTAAAATAATTTTTATGTAGATTATACCTTTATTTTATAAAATTTTAGATAAAATTGAATGAAATTGTACAAGGGTGTTTCATTGAGAAATATATTAGCTATTTTATTATTATTAACATCATCAATTTTTGCACAAACAATTAAAGATATCTCAAATGTAGTTGGAATTAGAGATAACCAATTAATAGGTTATGGTTTAGTTGTTGGTCTTGCAGGAACAGGTGATAAAAGTCAATTTACAATGCAATCACTGCAAAATCTTCTTAGAAATTCATACATAAAAATCCCAACATCTTCAATAAAGTCAAAAAATATTGCAGCAGTTATGGTAACATCAAAACTTCCTGCTTTTGCAAGACAAGGGGATAAAATAAAAATTAAAGTTTCTGCAATTGGTGATGCAAAATCAATTGACCATGGACAACTTTTATTAACACAATTAAAAGGTGTTGATGGAAATGTATATGCTTTAGGTCAAGGTACAGTTGTAGCTGATTTAAAAAACTTAACAACTGGTTTTATATATAATGGTGCTACAATAGAAAATGAAGTTGATTTTAAACTAGGAAGTGAAGAAGAAATAACTTTAAGTTTATTTAAAAATAGCGCAAAACATGCTGATGCAATTGAAAAAAAAGTTAATGATAGATTTGGTAAAAGACTTGCAAAAGCAATTGACACAAGAACTATTAAAATAAAAAAGCCACCAACAATGTCTATTGTTAAGTTTTTATCAATTGTTCAAAATATTGAACTTGATGATTCATTTAAAAGAAAAATCATAATTGACATGAACAGAGAGATTATAATTGCGGGTGCTGATATCAAAATTGACCCCGTTACAATAAGTAGAGATAACTTTACTTTAAGAGTAAAAAAATCCAACTTAAATGAAGAAGATTGGAATGATAGAGCTATAAATAGAGGTGTTGACATTGGTGATGATGTAAAAGTTGGAAATAACCCAGCAGAAGTAAATATAGATAATGCCTTAATTAACACAAAAAGTGCTCCAACAATTTCTGATTTAATGAGAGCAATGAAAGTAATGAAATTACCTATTACAGATATAATTGAAACTATAAAA
The window above is part of the Malaciobacter marinus genome. Proteins encoded here:
- a CDS encoding FlgK family flagellar hook-associated protein, which gives rise to MLNSLNVAQSGLYASKVAVENVSNNIANENTPGYKKRVIDQRELEHSDSRFYGRGVEASSAYRITSIYMSQNLIRETTRENYFIQKSEMLGNIETAFKETEDSGLSKDINRYLQAVENLRTSPTSEIYKSDLITHGSLLVENMQTIYGDIEKAEELTKASMQENIDKVNGILKEIGKINQQLGKSQMASNDLLDRRDQLELQLSKYVDISSEEFAGTYTLKIGDIVAIGNNTIIRDITVEDTYSPQVDRFLKDDGKTSSILDGVTFDNDDTITYKLNNENEVSIKFGEAIDTDGDGNPDFTVDETNYVRGLVSKINNDPELSKTVVAYNGTYSEKPDGSKVTKDTQDNFLLIEAANPGEKGKFEGRLTVTEQTDINDPTSVTSKNTVFRDEYQSKDGENSVQIFAFDAPIELRSGILKAQSENLTTSSPSNKFTIYKDKLDALAQTLSDITSKFVKTGDTTYIEGGISTDRYTGNQDDIVDINLFSGSSVNTLKFNSKEVNNLDQTKLDYLATLQWKTNISFEGKGQDTPGLEATSISEYFQEVRINVSSDKETSDFLLKTQKSVKQSVESSYDNLVKVDKDEEMLNLIKFKSAYTANAKIVTVVDEMLQTILGLR
- a CDS encoding flagellar basal body L-ring protein FlgH is translated as MKNNYKNVILISLVLVLFSACVTTEEKLDFTKPKMQIPKPTKVIEKKKGSLYTRKGPSLFADKKDLQIGDIIQVRIDESLTSDTNNKRELTRTDETNLGGGLLTPMGGNTLGGTVDKYANKFNKVAGVNFNTQSNSSNEGEVKTTLDESFSTTVSVIIEQTYQNGNYFIKGNKQLLIDGQRQELIITGVIRPYDITPENSVLSSQVANLKILYKKDGAEKDALKTPWGTKLLRKIWPF
- a CDS encoding flagellar basal body-associated FliL family protein, whose translation is MAEENESTEKSGKGLMVVLIILIVVLLLAVGGMAYFLFSKGALPNNNANGQEQTEESTDKADSYKTAINDLVLNITNSRGREKLMKLSFTLKSTEEKIESIVENYKPEIVDIVISQISARSSEELLTVGGKALLKEELIDEINSVLNEVTASNEDIQKDSIKNLYFTTFVIK
- a CDS encoding MotE family protein → MFKILFSIVVLSSTLLFSAEDTTSKFIKQRIEIRELKKELNEFYNTKETEYKQRKKELEDLLSKIEKEKNNIQKLRDQNLEILQDIKGEVKTKTAKIYNNMKPKVSAEIFNKMIDEGNINEVFDIILKLKEKKVTLIMRYLSIKNASQLTLMLKQFNDNKTKG
- a CDS encoding flagellar biosynthetic protein FliQ → MGMDLIGIAENTVKIILILGMPSLIVSMVIGLLISIFQAVTQVSDASLAFVPKMIFVSVFVLISLPWMGDHITTYTKELWDIMLIFGK
- a CDS encoding flagellar basal body P-ring protein FlgI, translated to MRNILAILLLLTSSIFAQTIKDISNVVGIRDNQLIGYGLVVGLAGTGDKSQFTMQSLQNLLRNSYIKIPTSSIKSKNIAAVMVTSKLPAFARQGDKIKIKVSAIGDAKSIDHGQLLLTQLKGVDGNVYALGQGTVVADLKNLTTGFIYNGATIENEVDFKLGSEEEITLSLFKNSAKHADAIEKKVNDRFGKRLAKAIDTRTIKIKKPPTMSIVKFLSIVQNIELDDSFKRKIIIDMNREIIIAGADIKIDPVTISRDNFTLRVKKSNLNEEDWNDRAINRGVDIGDDVKVGNNPAEVNIDNALINTKSAPTISDLMRAMKVMKLPITDIIETIKLIKDLGSIDAEVEIRG